One Betta splendens chromosome 8, fBetSpl5.4, whole genome shotgun sequence DNA segment encodes these proteins:
- the LOC114860948 gene encoding hemoglobin subunit beta-like → MVEWTDFERATIKDIFSKIDSGVVGPAALSRCLVVYPWTQRYFGKFGNLYNAAAITSNPNVSAHGKVVLEGLTLAVQNMDDIKATYAELSVLHSEKLQVDPDNFRLLADCLTIVVAAQMGKDFTPEVQAAFQKFLAVVVSALGKQYH, encoded by the exons ATGGTTGAGTGGACAGACTTCGAGCGTGCCACCATCAAGGACATCTTCTCCAAGATCGACTCTGGAGTCGTGGGTCCTGCAGCTCTTTCCAG GTGTCTGGTCGTTTACCCATGGACTCAGAGGTATTTCGGCAAATTCGGAAACCTCTACAACGCCGCCGCGATCACGTCGAACCCCAACGTTAGCGCCCACGGAAAAGTCGTCCTCGAGGGTCTGACCCTGGCTGTGCAGAACATGGACGACATCAAGGCCACGTACGCAGAGCTGAGCGTGCTGCACTctgagaagctgcaggtggACCCAGACAACTTTAGG CTGCTGGCCGACTGTCTGACCATTGTGGTTGCTGCTCAGATGGGTAAAGACTTCACTCCTGAGGTGCAGGCAGCTTTTCAGAAGTTCCTGGCTGTGGTGGTGTCCGCTCTGGGGAAACAATATCACTAG